The Candidatus Rokuibacteriota bacterium genome window below encodes:
- a CDS encoding nucleotidyltransferase domain-containing protein, which yields MEKTKAAPRAEELVRRTIEHLCLKVRVDQAILFGSYARGEAHQWSDVDLAVISPDFVRMRHAKLVDLLVEVSLAVDPSVEVRPYTPRDLKEARPTNFRGHILAEGKVVYRGGKFLL from the coding sequence GTGGAAAAGACTAAAGCGGCCCCTCGCGCAGAAGAGCTAGTCAGACGGACGATCGAGCACCTTTGCCTGAAAGTTCGCGTAGATCAGGCGATCCTGTTCGGCTCCTACGCCCGGGGGGAAGCTCACCAGTGGAGCGATGTGGACCTGGCCGTCATCTCCCCAGACTTTGTCCGGATGAGGCATGCGAAGCTGGTGGACCTGCTGGTTGAGGTATCGCTCGCGGTCGACCCGTCGGTCGAGGTTCGTCCCTACACACCCCGGGATCTTAAGGAAGCACGGCCCACGAACTTCCGCGGCCACATCCTCGCCGAGGGCAAGGTGGTCTACAGAGGCGGCAAGTTCTTGCTGTAA